A section of the Methanosarcina mazei S-6 genome encodes:
- a CDS encoding DNA polymerase ligase N-terminal domain-containing protein, whose amino-acid sequence MLEEYEKKRDFNKTSEPPARGEEKNSDKPVFVVQRHDATNLHYDFRLEMDGVLKSWAVPKEPPKSPGTRRLAIETEDHPLGYADFEGEIPEGQYGAGRVEIWDRGTFELLKRNEKEIIITLHGEELEGDYVLIKTKYGKEDKGWLFFKKKTG is encoded by the coding sequence ATGCTTGAAGAATATGAGAAGAAAAGGGATTTTAATAAGACCTCCGAACCCCCTGCCAGAGGGGAAGAGAAGAATTCCGATAAGCCTGTTTTTGTGGTTCAGCGCCATGATGCGACCAATCTCCATTATGATTTTCGCCTGGAAATGGACGGAGTCCTTAAGAGCTGGGCAGTTCCTAAAGAGCCTCCGAAAAGCCCGGGAACCAGGAGGCTCGCTATCGAGACTGAAGACCATCCACTCGGATATGCAGACTTTGAAGGGGAAATTCCAGAAGGACAGTACGGAGCCGGCAGAGTTGAGATCTGGGACAGGGGTACTTTTGAACTTCTAAAACGCAACGAGAAAGAGATTATTATAACGCTTCACGGGGAAGAACTTGAAGGAGATTACGTACTGATAAAAACAAAGTACGGAAAAGAGGATAAAGGGTGGCTATTTTTTAAGAAAAAAACCGGTTAA
- a CDS encoding lectin like domain-containing protein — MIILFSSLSISPNLAAGSAENLEPPLNSTSISDTAIEEAPLNPEFLNPGKSESLEPVSSCDYGHASGPGYTPPPVNIPALSQKGGKLLLRAQGSELPSTYDLREQGRITSVKNQGDTGSCWAFSSLASLESYILGTEGNSRDFSENNMKNLVTRYYSDGFDLTPDNGGNSFIAMAYLTRWSGPVNESADPYNENSVNSPAGLPVQKHVQEVVVLPERTGPLDNELIKRALMDKGAVFSTICWNLPDYHDKNYTYRYTGSNSANHAITIVGWDDSFDRHRFKQVPSGNGAFIVKNSWGESWGEDGYFYISYYDTSIGYRENAVFTASEKENFDYIYQYDPLGWITQIGYSELTAWGSNVFTTERNEKLEAIGFYTTDLNTAYEIYVYKNPTNGPINSLKNYAVKESGTCSFPGYHTHILNSPVNLIPGEKFSVVIKCRNPSYVYPLAVEKQYLDYSSKAQANPGESYVSRDGNSWKDLTSVVEYAETNLCIKAFTTVNELPEAGFSSNITSWVSPLTVQFTDLSTGALSWEWDFNGDGITDSTTKNPVCTYTSYGNYTVSLNASNRKGFDTEIKPGYITVSPLSIISSSPGGNITTYEGERQEFNISTNHNTSANWYVNGTKKLTETGVKSSSYSESTLFPGTYDVTVLVITGNENVMLTWNWTVVDWNPWDDLTSLDGKNISTEELQEAIHIYKNGLPIPGTETKLTDEGLIKLIRLWKEGAAN; from the coding sequence ATGATAATCTTATTTTCGTCTCTGTCCATCAGCCCGAACCTCGCAGCCGGAAGTGCCGAAAACTTAGAGCCGCCCCTGAACAGCACATCAATTTCAGACACTGCAATTGAAGAAGCACCTCTGAACCCGGAATTTCTGAACCCCGGAAAATCAGAATCATTAGAGCCTGTTTCATCCTGTGACTACGGGCATGCCTCAGGCCCGGGGTATACCCCCCCTCCGGTAAATATACCAGCACTCTCACAGAAAGGGGGAAAGCTTCTGCTCAGGGCGCAGGGTTCGGAACTCCCTTCAACGTATGATTTGCGTGAACAGGGAAGGATTACATCTGTAAAAAACCAGGGAGACACCGGAAGCTGCTGGGCTTTTTCAAGCCTTGCATCCCTTGAATCTTATATTCTGGGGACAGAGGGAAATAGTAGAGACTTTTCCGAAAATAACATGAAAAATCTTGTCACAAGGTACTATTCCGATGGTTTTGACCTGACTCCCGATAACGGCGGAAATTCTTTCATAGCCATGGCATATCTTACCCGCTGGTCAGGGCCTGTAAATGAATCTGCAGACCCATATAATGAAAACTCGGTCAATTCCCCTGCAGGGCTTCCTGTGCAGAAACATGTTCAGGAAGTAGTTGTACTGCCTGAGAGAACCGGGCCTCTGGATAACGAGTTAATTAAAAGGGCACTTATGGATAAGGGAGCTGTGTTTTCTACAATATGCTGGAATTTGCCGGATTATCATGATAAGAATTACACCTACAGATACACCGGATCAAATTCTGCAAATCATGCGATAACCATAGTAGGCTGGGATGATTCCTTTGACAGACACAGGTTCAAACAGGTTCCATCAGGAAATGGAGCTTTTATTGTAAAGAACAGCTGGGGAGAATCCTGGGGAGAAGATGGATATTTCTATATTTCCTATTATGATACCAGTATTGGATACAGAGAAAATGCAGTCTTTACGGCTTCGGAAAAAGAGAATTTTGACTATATCTACCAGTATGACCCCCTCGGCTGGATAACCCAAATAGGTTATTCCGAATTAACCGCCTGGGGAAGCAATGTTTTTACCACGGAAAGAAATGAAAAACTGGAAGCTATAGGGTTCTATACTACAGATCTCAATACGGCTTATGAGATCTATGTATACAAAAACCCGACAAACGGCCCGATTAATTCATTAAAAAATTATGCTGTAAAGGAAAGCGGTACCTGCTCATTTCCCGGATATCACACCCACATACTTAATTCTCCTGTAAACCTGATTCCGGGAGAGAAATTTTCTGTTGTTATAAAGTGCAGGAATCCTTCTTACGTATACCCTCTTGCAGTTGAGAAACAGTACCTCGATTACAGCAGTAAGGCACAGGCAAATCCCGGGGAGAGCTATGTAAGCCGGGACGGGAACAGCTGGAAGGACCTGACATCAGTTGTCGAATACGCGGAAACAAACCTCTGTATAAAGGCGTTTACAACTGTCAATGAGCTGCCAGAAGCTGGATTCTCATCAAACATTACCAGCTGGGTTTCTCCTCTTACAGTCCAGTTCACTGACCTTTCAACAGGTGCCCTGTCATGGGAATGGGATTTTAACGGGGACGGGATTACAGACTCAACAACCAAAAACCCTGTCTGCACCTACACATCTTACGGAAATTATACCGTTTCATTAAATGCAAGCAACAGGAAAGGTTTTGACACCGAAATAAAACCCGGTTATATAACAGTAAGCCCTCTATCAATTATCTCTTCAAGTCCCGGAGGAAATATCACTACCTATGAAGGGGAAAGGCAGGAATTCAATATCAGCACAAATCATAACACCAGTGCAAACTGGTATGTTAACGGAACGAAAAAACTTACCGAAACCGGTGTTAAAAGCAGTTCATATTCGGAAAGTACTCTGTTTCCAGGAACATATGATGTTACCGTGCTTGTCATAACAGGAAACGAAAATGTTATGCTTACCTGGAACTGGACAGTCGTTGACTGGAACCCATGGGACGATTTGACCTCCCTGGATGGGAAAAACATAAGCACGGAAGAACTCCAGGAAGCAATACACATCTATAAAAACGGCCTACCTATCCCAGGGACAGAAACCAAGCTAACAGACGAAGGACTCATAAAACTGATAAGGCTCTGGAAAGAAGGAGCTGCAAATTGA
- a CDS encoding DHH family phosphoesterase translates to MSELEKLINLAKNAADKIRRHKFVRVISHNDADGLTSAGIMAHALLRAGIPFQLSIASKLDGAVIEEVNRSISSGELVIFCDMGSGHPELIKQVGADVVIIDHHQPVGQSPAKAVVNAHMVGIDGATDISASGTCYLVARELGTGNIDLAGLAIAGAVGDRQLFRTANAFILEEALKSGVVSIRKGLKVGDGNLADVLAYSKEPFLDVTGYPEKAAEFLNQLGLSGNIEDLSEEETSKLASAVALKLVKQASPEAIEAVIGEVFLLNRELVHNVYDFISILNTCGKQKVYGLALALCLKDATILDEAFSLTKDHEKNLAIDIRKNVENIRKGENLWYISTVEAISTGDLATTVVRYLHPELPFICVNESEGILKVSARGTRELVSKGLDLAFTLREAAGAAGGNGGGHSVASGASIPLGSTEEFLSIADRIIGEQLRKNASGKVK, encoded by the coding sequence TTGAGTGAGCTTGAAAAACTGATAAATCTTGCAAAAAATGCAGCCGATAAAATACGCAGGCATAAATTTGTGCGCGTGATTTCACATAACGATGCTGACGGGCTAACTTCAGCCGGAATAATGGCCCACGCCCTTTTGAGGGCTGGCATCCCTTTTCAGCTTTCAATAGCCAGCAAGCTGGACGGGGCTGTAATTGAAGAAGTGAACAGGAGCATCTCTTCAGGAGAACTTGTCATTTTCTGTGATATGGGCAGCGGGCATCCAGAACTTATTAAACAAGTGGGCGCGGATGTTGTTATAATTGACCACCACCAGCCAGTAGGGCAGTCCCCCGCAAAAGCTGTGGTAAACGCACATATGGTAGGAATAGACGGGGCAACGGATATCTCGGCTTCAGGAACCTGTTATCTTGTAGCTCGGGAACTCGGGACAGGAAACATCGACCTTGCAGGGCTCGCAATTGCAGGGGCAGTTGGAGACAGGCAGCTTTTCCGGACTGCAAATGCTTTCATCCTGGAAGAAGCCTTAAAATCAGGGGTTGTTTCCATCAGAAAAGGGTTAAAAGTCGGGGATGGAAATCTTGCAGACGTGCTCGCATACAGCAAAGAGCCTTTTCTAGATGTAACCGGTTACCCGGAAAAAGCGGCGGAATTCTTAAATCAGCTTGGGCTTTCCGGAAACATTGAAGATCTTTCCGAAGAAGAGACCTCAAAACTTGCCAGTGCTGTTGCCCTGAAACTTGTCAAACAGGCAAGCCCTGAAGCAATTGAAGCGGTTATCGGGGAAGTTTTCCTGCTCAACCGGGAACTTGTCCACAATGTTTATGATTTCATTTCCATACTCAATACCTGCGGGAAGCAAAAGGTTTACGGGCTTGCCCTCGCTCTCTGCCTGAAAGACGCAACTATCCTTGATGAAGCCTTTTCCCTTACAAAGGATCATGAAAAGAATCTTGCCATCGATATCCGGAAAAATGTGGAAAATATTCGCAAAGGGGAAAACCTCTGGTATATCAGCACGGTTGAAGCCATCTCGACAGGGGACCTTGCAACAACCGTAGTCAGATACCTCCATCCCGAGCTTCCTTTTATCTGTGTAAACGAATCTGAAGGTATTTTAAAGGTTTCTGCCCGAGGTACTCGTGAACTCGTTTCAAAAGGGCTTGACCTTGCCTTTACCCTCAGGGAAGCTGCTGGTGCTGCAGGCGGAAACGGAGGAGGGCACAGTGTTGCATCCGGAGCTTCAATACCCTTGGGAAGTACGGAGGAGTTCCTGAGCATTGCAGACCGTATAATCGGGGAGCAGCTCAGGAAAAACGCCAGTGGGAAAGTAAAATGA
- a CDS encoding Ig-like domain-containing protein — translation MMTIKDKHLRTLVCLVILVLGISLIPAASASDIPSIPNVFQGKLITEGADVPEGTIISAYIDSKLVGLKTIETEGEYQLDVSGTEEDNGKKIVFKLGLVESPVSATYQHGASPVTLDLPFKGDFVPPVIESCYASPVYILNDGKDYSTVNAKVSDELSGVMSVTLDLTPIGGGVVSMTPEKGGIYTCNVDSTQAGEFKFTLTATDYFGNKITDSNSISITAVKENELIAKFGGADSSFSAEEIKNIVSDGKISSAVKYAILNIYYADGWDRI, via the coding sequence ATGATGACCATCAAGGACAAACACTTAAGAACTTTAGTGTGCCTGGTTATCCTGGTACTGGGTATATCCCTTATTCCGGCTGCATCTGCCAGCGATATTCCTTCTATCCCCAACGTATTCCAAGGAAAATTGATCACAGAAGGCGCAGATGTACCTGAAGGAACTATAATCTCAGCTTATATAGATTCAAAGCTTGTTGGCTTGAAAACTATAGAGACAGAAGGTGAGTATCAGTTAGATGTATCAGGTACAGAAGAGGACAACGGGAAAAAAATAGTTTTCAAGCTGGGTCTTGTGGAATCTCCCGTTTCTGCAACATATCAGCATGGAGCTTCCCCGGTTACGCTTGACCTTCCTTTCAAGGGGGATTTTGTGCCTCCGGTTATAGAGAGCTGCTATGCATCTCCTGTTTATATCCTGAACGACGGGAAGGATTACTCAACTGTCAATGCAAAAGTTTCGGATGAGCTGTCCGGAGTTATGTCAGTAACCCTCGATCTTACCCCCATAGGTGGAGGAGTAGTATCAATGACACCTGAAAAAGGAGGCATTTATACCTGCAATGTGGACAGCACTCAGGCAGGAGAATTTAAATTCACCCTTACAGCAACGGATTACTTCGGTAATAAAATTACAGATTCTAATAGCATCTCGATCACTGCAGTTAAAGAAAATGAGCTTATAGCAAAGTTCGGAGGGGCTGACAGCAGCTTCTCTGCCGAAGAAATCAAAAATATTGTAAGTGACGGTAAAATCTCCAGCGCGGTCAAATATGCAATTCTGAACATTTACTATGCTGACGGGTGGGATAGGATATGA
- a CDS encoding YVTN family beta-propeller repeat protein: protein MKETTYDKISGGHVLIIILGITVLAFLMLASVAGAVPFAYITNYDDNTTSVIDIATNTVTSTVPVGIRPCGVAVSPDGTKVYVANDDSNNISVIDATTSTVTSTVPVGHAPYGVAVSPDGTKVYVANQNDSSVSVINTTTSTVIASVPVDYSPSGVVVSPDGTKVYVANYGSNTTSVIDTSNYSITFTVPVGIAPYGVAISPDGTKVYVANYGSNTTSVIDTATNNVIASVPVGWSPVGVTIAPDGTKVYVANLGSSNVSIIDTATNTVTDSVNVGIAPCGVAVTPDGSKLYVTNAGDNTTSVIDTITNNVTVTVAVGKTPITLGQFIGGPVTASNTSRDTETDCKGIEDYVPDYAGGAVIHIKNRVGNDIVVSWAKEGSQKAVFQVNIPAGQTRTVTAPSGSYEEYIRAGCSWYIVTDGHIVVESGYEYSLEYYTVVDNNTIVYDGTGFKQIPDSQAPKI from the coding sequence TTGAAAGAAACAACATATGATAAAATATCCGGAGGGCATGTCCTCATAATCATTTTAGGGATAACTGTGCTGGCTTTTTTAATGCTGGCGAGTGTCGCAGGCGCAGTGCCATTTGCATATATTACGAACTACGACGACAACACTACTTCTGTAATTGATATAGCAACAAACACTGTTACCTCCACGGTACCCGTAGGCATTCGACCTTGTGGAGTTGCGGTCAGTCCGGATGGAACTAAGGTATATGTGGCTAACGATGACAGCAATAATATCTCTGTAATTGATGCAACAACCAGCACTGTTACCTCCACGGTGCCTGTGGGACATGCTCCTTATGGAGTTGCAGTAAGTCCGGATGGAACAAAGGTATATGTGGCGAACCAAAACGACAGCAGTGTCTCTGTAATTAACACAACGACCAGCACTGTTATCGCCAGTGTTCCAGTAGATTACAGTCCTTCTGGAGTTGTAGTCAGTCCGGATGGAACAAAGGTATATGTGGCGAACTACGGCAGTAACACTACTTCCGTAATCGATACGTCTAATTACAGTATTACCTTCACGGTGCCTGTAGGAATTGCTCCTTATGGAGTTGCGATCAGTCCGGATGGAACAAAGGTATATGTGGCGAACTATGGCAGCAATACTACTTCTGTAATTGATACAGCCACAAACAACGTTATAGCCTCTGTGCCCGTAGGATGGAGTCCGGTTGGAGTTACAATTGCACCTGATGGAACAAAAGTATATGTGGCTAACCTGGGTAGCTCCAATGTCTCTATTATTGACACCGCTACAAACACAGTTACAGACTCTGTGAATGTAGGAATCGCTCCTTGTGGAGTTGCAGTTACCCCGGATGGATCAAAGTTATACGTAACGAACGCCGGTGACAACACTACTTCTGTAATTGACACCATAACCAACAACGTTACAGTCACTGTGGCTGTGGGAAAAACGCCCATCACCCTGGGTCAGTTTATAGGGGGACCAGTAACAGCAAGCAACACCAGTAGAGACACAGAAACCGATTGTAAGGGGATAGAAGATTATGTCCCAGATTATGCAGGTGGCGCTGTTATTCATATAAAAAATAGGGTTGGAAATGATATCGTCGTATCCTGGGCAAAGGAAGGTTCCCAAAAAGCTGTTTTCCAGGTGAATATTCCTGCAGGGCAAACGCGCACAGTCACAGCCCCTTCGGGTTCTTATGAAGAATATATCCGAGCAGGATGTTCATGGTATATAGTAACCGATGGGCATATTGTTGTGGAATCTGGTTATGAATACAGCTTGGAATACTATACGGTTGTAGATAACAATACTATAGTATATGATGGAACTGGATTTAAACAAATACCTGATAGTCAAGCCCCGAAAATCTGA
- a CDS encoding PGF-pre-PGF domain-containing protein: protein MRQPEFKIAFALLMALILCAVPASAGSAERVLPSSVSANEVFQVTVNVADYGAAGQVLEKLPAGFTFVSSTLPEKAVTVNGDKVSFLLMTEKSFSYTLKAPASSGTYQFSGILRDINKAEFPILPSSSSIKVGSSSGGGSGGGSKSSGSSSGGGAGGSPEPQNNVEAKELSQSYVSDGKHVRFDFPNGVTCIRYVEFDARKTLGKITTIVEMLKGQSKLVPSLPEGTVYKNVNIWVGSGGIANSDNIKNAVVGFRVEKTWLDKYGVDTDDKDSLNLWYYDKGWTKLETTKLDESDSTYVYYEARTPGFGSFAIVAAEPASIEIEPVDEDTEGNISSEPQKPVRNWRSMPGFESAALLGAVGAAYCVMRRKF from the coding sequence ATGAGGCAGCCTGAGTTTAAAATTGCGTTTGCGTTACTCATGGCTTTGATTTTATGTGCAGTTCCGGCTTCTGCAGGCAGTGCAGAAAGGGTTCTTCCGTCTTCAGTCAGTGCTAATGAGGTGTTTCAGGTAACAGTCAATGTAGCTGATTACGGCGCAGCAGGTCAGGTGCTTGAAAAGCTTCCTGCAGGTTTCACATTTGTCAGCTCAACCCTTCCGGAAAAAGCTGTAACTGTAAACGGAGATAAGGTCTCCTTCCTGCTGATGACAGAAAAAAGCTTCAGCTACACTCTTAAAGCTCCTGCATCATCCGGAACATACCAGTTTTCGGGTATTTTAAGGGACATAAACAAAGCTGAATTCCCTATACTCCCTTCAAGCTCTTCCATTAAGGTCGGGTCAAGCTCTGGCGGGGGTTCAGGCGGCGGCTCAAAAAGTTCAGGCAGCAGTTCAGGCGGCGGAGCCGGAGGTTCCCCGGAACCTCAGAACAATGTTGAGGCTAAGGAGCTTTCCCAGTCGTATGTTTCTGACGGAAAACACGTAAGGTTCGATTTCCCCAATGGTGTAACCTGCATAAGATATGTGGAGTTTGATGCCAGAAAGACCCTCGGGAAGATCACCACTATTGTTGAAATGCTTAAAGGCCAGTCGAAGCTGGTCCCGAGCCTGCCTGAAGGCACGGTTTATAAAAACGTAAACATCTGGGTGGGTTCCGGAGGAATCGCAAATTCCGATAATATCAAAAACGCGGTAGTTGGCTTCAGGGTTGAAAAAACCTGGCTTGATAAATATGGGGTTGACACGGATGACAAAGATTCGCTTAACCTCTGGTATTATGACAAAGGATGGACTAAACTCGAAACCACCAAACTGGATGAGAGTGACAGTACCTATGTCTATTATGAAGCCAGGACTCCGGGATTCGGGTCATTTGCAATTGTTGCAGCCGAACCCGCTTCAATAGAAATCGAGCCTGTTGATGAAGATACGGAAGGCAATATCTCTTCCGAGCCACAGAAGCCTGTAAGGAACTGGCGTTCTATGCCTGGATTTGAATCTGCTGCTCTTCTGGGAGCAGTCGGAGCTGCATATTGCGTCATGAGAAGGAAGTTTTGA
- a CDS encoding KEOPS complex subunit Pcc1 produces the protein MKITGTIEFPDPESRKSAARILKALAPDNLRSMESEISNDRVAVRFHSEKIGSLLATIDDFLMNVKIGEGVEQTLEKER, from the coding sequence ATGAAAATTACAGGCACAATTGAGTTTCCAGACCCTGAATCAAGAAAATCCGCAGCCAGAATACTGAAAGCCCTTGCCCCGGATAATCTGAGGAGCATGGAAAGCGAGATAAGCAATGATAGGGTTGCTGTGCGTTTTCATTCTGAGAAAATCGGTTCTCTCCTTGCGACCATTGATGATTTTCTCATGAATGTTAAGATCGGGGAAGGGGTCGAGCAGACTCTGGAAAAAGAAAGGTAA
- a CDS encoding ferritin family protein: MFSETLADLENISKKDLDKEILRAAMIAELDAVNLYEQMANLTKNEEIRTILLDIAREEKIHVAMFETVLLQADKEFLKIYADYALARK; the protein is encoded by the coding sequence CTGTTTTCGGAAACACTTGCAGATCTTGAAAATATCAGCAAAAAAGACCTTGATAAGGAAATTCTGAGAGCCGCAATGATCGCAGAACTGGATGCTGTCAATCTCTATGAACAGATGGCAAACCTGACAAAAAACGAAGAAATACGTACTATCCTGCTTGATATTGCACGGGAGGAAAAGATCCATGTCGCCATGTTTGAAACCGTACTCCTGCAGGCGGACAAAGAGTTTTTAAAGATTTATGCGGATTATGCACTTGCCAGAAAATAA